In one window of Chitinophagales bacterium DNA:
- a CDS encoding DinB family protein: MNKAELIQLLETNHQAFIQLMESLSAADFEKQVAGKWTPGQQLEHILRSVSPVSLALSLPGFFLRLVFGKANRPSRSYEELVAKYHAALSKGGRASGRFDVKKQVPVAHRNSLLTALRRTVLQLTRLSTQLSDAELDKYILPHPLLGKLTLREMLYFTAYHVLHHQCSVQEIVSTQTETA, from the coding sequence ATGAATAAAGCCGAACTGATACAATTACTGGAGACCAACCACCAAGCATTCATTCAATTGATGGAAAGCTTGTCTGCAGCTGATTTTGAGAAACAGGTTGCAGGCAAATGGACACCCGGTCAGCAGTTGGAACATATTCTCAGAAGTGTTTCGCCTGTGAGCCTGGCTTTGAGCCTACCCGGATTCTTTTTGAGACTAGTATTCGGGAAGGCCAACAGACCATCACGTAGCTATGAAGAACTGGTAGCCAAGTACCATGCAGCACTCAGTAAGGGTGGGCGCGCAAGCGGCAGGTTTGATGTAAAAAAACAGGTACCTGTTGCGCACAGAAATAGTTTGTTGACTGCTTTGCGAAGAACCGTCTTGCAGTTAACCAGACTCAGCACACAGCTATCAGATGCCGAGCTGGACAAATACATCTTACCACATCCGCTCCTTGGTAAACTAACGCTGCGTGAAATGTTGTATTTTACGGCATACCATGTACTGCATCATCAGTGTTCAGTACAAGAAATTGTCTCAACCCAAACCGAAACAGCATGA